In Leptospira ryugenii, one genomic interval encodes:
- a CDS encoding dolichyl-phosphate-mannose--protein mannosyltransferase, with protein sequence MKLFFCLLSPYLISIALAFFAKDSWFSILPTEQVVATALVFITIQTFVFYFQRSIWNTLLSWNKTASRLMVFILFLLFTITLLYPFRNLSWGDGLILFETNLLETKLFGLQIALDEIIETSLHSLAYHLLNYSGILFDIRLSYQLISYTAGIFFLALVGWYLPKYKSNQDDFFPKLIFFGSGGYLVFFGYAENYSYLSLYIFFLLIYLRKMIEGEISSKKLLLSATILVTIGIFFHLVTGFLAVLLGYLWYKESPRERKVKDLFQFSALGFGIIAIGFVYLLFIHDPNVDRQSSHLLHPPLYPLKRLISINHFKEVLSVLWWNSKPAIFVLLYFFLYDKKIFKTWISRRENAFLFVAFLSFLLNGFFINPMLGFPGDWDMTGFYWIPLAFLGYLALLEYPNVTYQVFPLLVFCLIMQIFHAKKLSETNPESEAMVRITENLVTLYVAENQEKVNSLPSSQKKFYAKTDFFLYKADRITSLMCDFNEKENLKKELQTLRKEFQSSSQEGKLKDKTWIKGFLYRATDGNTKYIKSLKEHKLCHLGV encoded by the coding sequence ATGAAACTTTTTTTCTGTTTGCTGAGTCCTTATCTCATTTCGATTGCATTGGCATTTTTCGCAAAGGATTCTTGGTTTTCTATCCTACCGACAGAACAAGTTGTTGCAACCGCACTTGTATTTATCACGATCCAAACCTTTGTCTTTTATTTCCAAAGGTCGATTTGGAATACGCTACTATCATGGAATAAGACTGCCAGTCGACTGATGGTTTTTATTTTATTCTTATTATTTACGATCACATTGCTCTATCCATTTCGAAATCTTTCATGGGGTGATGGATTAATTTTATTCGAAACAAATCTATTAGAAACAAAGTTATTTGGCCTACAAATTGCATTAGATGAAATCATTGAAACAAGTCTCCATAGCCTAGCTTACCATCTTCTAAATTATTCAGGTATCCTATTTGATATCAGATTGAGTTACCAACTCATTTCTTACACCGCGGGGATATTCTTTTTAGCCCTGGTCGGTTGGTACTTACCAAAATATAAATCCAACCAAGATGATTTCTTTCCTAAGCTAATATTTTTTGGCTCTGGTGGTTATCTCGTTTTTTTTGGTTATGCAGAAAACTATAGTTATTTGAGTTTATATATCTTTTTTCTACTCATCTACCTTCGCAAAATGATTGAAGGAGAGATTTCCTCCAAAAAATTATTGTTATCTGCAACTATTCTCGTAACGATTGGAATTTTTTTCCATTTGGTCACTGGATTTCTTGCAGTCCTCTTAGGTTACCTTTGGTACAAGGAATCTCCAAGAGAGAGAAAAGTTAAAGATTTGTTCCAATTCTCAGCACTTGGTTTCGGGATTATTGCAATCGGATTTGTCTATCTACTTTTTATTCATGATCCAAATGTAGATAGACAAAGTAGTCATTTATTACATCCACCACTCTACCCTTTGAAACGATTGATTTCTATCAATCATTTCAAAGAAGTACTCTCCGTACTTTGGTGGAATTCCAAACCAGCAATTTTTGTACTATTGTATTTCTTTCTTTATGATAAAAAAATATTCAAGACTTGGATATCGCGTCGCGAAAATGCCTTTCTTTTTGTAGCCTTTCTCTCTTTTTTACTCAATGGATTTTTTATCAATCCTATGTTAGGTTTTCCTGGAGATTGGGATATGACAGGATTTTATTGGATACCATTGGCATTCTTAGGCTACCTTGCTTTATTAGAATATCCAAATGTAACCTACCAAGTATTTCCGCTTTTGGTTTTCTGTCTTATAATGCAGATTTTTCATGCGAAAAAACTCTCCGAAACCAATCCGGAATCGGAAGCAATGGTTCGGATTACAGAAAATTTAGTGACACTGTATGTGGCTGAAAACCAAGAAAAAGTAAATTCTTTACCATCTTCACAAAAGAAGTTTTATGCAAAGACTGACTTCTTTCTTTATAAAGCAGACCGCATTACAAGTTTAATGTGTGATTTTAACGAGAAGGAAAATCTAAAGAAAGAACTCCAAACTTTACGAAAAGAGTTTCAATCCTCAAGCCAGGAAGGGAAGCTTAAGGATAAAACTTGGATCAAAGGATTTCTCTACAGAGCCACAGACGGCAATACCAAATACATTAAATCTCTAAAAGAACATAAGCTATGTCATCTTGGAGTTTAG
- the radA gene encoding DNA repair protein RadA, translating into MSKKAPSKVFRCKSCGAESQRWAGKCSVCGEWNSIEEVVIGSSRFEERHSPKEDAKYSTPIPLTKIEESQMQRLPSGFSELDLVLGGGIVPGSLVLIGGEPGVGKSTLVLEIARSLSQTGKVLYVSGEESANQIGMRAKRMGLSIPDILLSSEIYAENIARMIADIRPAIVFIDSIQTIMKESLVNQAGSVTQLRECSQVFLEAAKRTNIPIFLIGHITKEGSIAGPKVLEHLVDTVLYFEGDRLNYYRMLRAVKNRFGAVGDSAVFEMVREGLSQVEDRHRLFISPESEDRSGSVLSSVMEGSRPISVEVQALVTKSAFGQARRMAEGLDNRRVILLSAVIEKYLQIPLLECDIFTNLAGGLSIDEPSLDLAIVSAIVSSYQDTSIPRSQGFLGEVGLSGEVRSIGQINLRIKELSGIGITKLYLPEGNRKEAEGSFPGLELCGLRHLRELDLPKRKN; encoded by the coding sequence ATGAGCAAAAAGGCACCTTCGAAAGTTTTCCGTTGTAAATCCTGTGGAGCAGAGAGCCAAAGATGGGCTGGTAAATGTTCTGTCTGTGGTGAATGGAATAGCATCGAAGAGGTCGTCATCGGTAGCAGTCGGTTTGAAGAAAGGCATTCACCAAAGGAAGATGCCAAATACAGTACACCCATTCCCTTAACCAAAATCGAAGAAAGCCAGATGCAAAGACTGCCTTCTGGTTTCTCGGAATTGGATTTGGTCTTAGGTGGAGGTATTGTTCCTGGAAGCTTAGTTCTCATAGGAGGGGAGCCAGGTGTCGGCAAATCCACTTTGGTCTTGGAGATCGCTCGCTCTTTGAGCCAAACAGGAAAAGTTCTCTATGTCTCGGGCGAAGAATCTGCAAACCAAATCGGAATGCGAGCCAAAAGGATGGGATTGTCCATCCCAGATATCCTCCTCTCCTCTGAAATCTATGCGGAGAACATTGCTAGGATGATTGCTGACATTCGCCCCGCCATTGTCTTTATTGATTCCATCCAAACGATTATGAAAGAGAGTTTGGTCAACCAAGCAGGCTCAGTAACCCAACTGAGAGAGTGTAGCCAAGTCTTCTTGGAAGCAGCAAAACGTACAAATATTCCTATTTTTTTGATTGGGCATATCACAAAGGAAGGAAGCATTGCGGGTCCAAAAGTGTTGGAACATTTAGTAGATACAGTTCTCTACTTTGAAGGGGACAGATTGAACTATTACCGTATGCTTCGTGCTGTGAAGAATCGCTTCGGTGCCGTAGGGGATTCTGCAGTCTTCGAAATGGTTAGGGAGGGTCTTTCCCAAGTGGAGGACAGGCATCGCCTCTTTATCTCTCCCGAATCTGAAGATAGATCAGGTAGTGTTCTCTCTTCGGTTATGGAGGGCTCTCGGCCTATCTCTGTCGAGGTTCAGGCGCTTGTCACCAAATCGGCGTTTGGCCAAGCAAGGCGTATGGCAGAAGGTTTGGACAACCGAAGGGTGATTCTACTCTCTGCTGTGATCGAAAAATACCTCCAAATACCGCTTCTTGAATGTGATATCTTTACCAATCTCGCAGGTGGTTTGAGTATCGATGAACCCAGTTTGGATTTAGCGATTGTCTCCGCCATTGTTTCTTCCTACCAGGATACAAGCATTCCTAGGAGCCAGGGGTTTTTGGGCGAAGTAGGGCTCTCGGGTGAAGTAAGGAGCATAGGGCAAATCAACCTCCGCATCAAGGAGCTTTCTGGCATAGGCATTACCAAATTGTATCTACCGGAAGGGAACCGAAAGGAAGCAGAGGGGTCCTTCCCTGGCCTCGAGCTTTGTGGCTTGCGGCACCTAAGAGAGCTAGATTTACCGAAGAGAAAGAACTAA
- a CDS encoding response regulator, translating to MSEYTFKPEILIIDDDSEICETLEVILNGLGYFVRYFTNPSQGLEYFERERNPIIFLDIHMPSFSGLDLLPKIKSIDEKTQVLMITGERDIQSFVSSLYHRATDFILKPFDLVGVESALKRAIHFYTLYKDKAIQEEAIFRDMKLASRIQQKSMTVPASIEKLSAEIIPLSYVSGDFFQILSLENNCSLVLMADIEGHGVTSALIAILMTTIHKEISKSAFVSTAHILQRLNLELCKEIGTHSMTAISLLVDHKNFKIKYSRGGHPFPLVFKRESIEVLPLHQNVGQILGILETANFIESELEVEAGDVLLMYTDGLLGSSAHPLIQTLSRLPSGPNRYFLMKKEINDYISYLKSSTKLQDDIAYVLLEI from the coding sequence ATGAGCGAATACACCTTCAAACCTGAAATTCTGATCATAGATGACGATTCTGAAATTTGTGAAACGTTGGAAGTGATCTTGAATGGGTTAGGGTATTTTGTTCGATATTTTACAAATCCTAGCCAGGGTCTTGAATACTTTGAAAGAGAGAGAAATCCCATCATTTTTCTAGATATTCATATGCCAAGTTTCTCAGGACTAGATTTATTACCCAAAATTAAATCTATAGATGAAAAAACCCAGGTATTGATGATAACAGGTGAGCGAGACATTCAATCTTTCGTTTCCTCACTCTATCATCGAGCTACAGATTTTATTTTAAAGCCCTTTGATTTAGTCGGTGTGGAATCTGCCTTAAAACGAGCGATCCATTTTTATACTCTCTACAAAGATAAAGCCATTCAAGAAGAGGCAATCTTTAGAGATATGAAACTTGCAAGTCGTATCCAACAGAAATCCATGACTGTTCCTGCATCAATTGAGAAGTTATCCGCTGAGATCATTCCTCTCAGTTATGTTTCAGGCGATTTTTTTCAAATCCTATCACTTGAGAATAATTGTAGTTTGGTGTTAATGGCAGATATTGAAGGCCATGGAGTAACTTCCGCCTTGATTGCTATTCTCATGACGACTATACACAAAGAAATTTCGAAATCTGCATTTGTCAGTACGGCGCATATCTTGCAGCGTCTAAATTTAGAATTATGCAAAGAAATTGGCACTCATAGTATGACTGCTATTAGTTTGCTTGTGGACCATAAAAACTTCAAGATCAAGTATTCAAGAGGAGGACATCCTTTCCCTTTGGTATTTAAAAGAGAATCAATAGAAGTTCTTCCTTTGCATCAGAATGTAGGGCAAATTCTGGGCATTCTGGAAACAGCAAATTTTATTGAATCGGAATTAGAAGTTGAAGCAGGTGATGTATTGCTCATGTATACCGATGGACTCTTAGGTTCCAGTGCCCATCCTTTGATCCAAACCTTGTCTAGATTGCCCTCTGGTCCAAACAGATACTTTCTCATGAAAAAAGAAATCAATGATTATATCTCTTACTTAAAATCATCAACTAAACTCCAAGATGACATAGCTTATGTTCTTTTAGAGATTTAA
- the pyk gene encoding pyruvate kinase: protein MPEVPNLPQKRTKIICTIGPASANKETLLKLIYAGMDMARMNFSHSTHDYHEKVYELIRECEQEAGTNIGILADLQGPKIRTGKLSSGPIELKAGDTISINNQADFPGTANEIGCTYTHILNDIEVGHKLLVDDGKLSFVVKSKTKEKAVLETIIGGTLKDNKGINLPGTPISAPALSEKDIEDMRFALGLGVDYIALSFVRRASDLEYARQFMRDTYAGLIAKIERPEALQNIDEIIDACDGIMIARGDLGVELDTQFVPIIQKEMITKLNQRGKPVITATQMLETMIDNPRPTRAEASDVANAVMDGTDAVMLSGETASGKFPVETVDTMTKIIQAAEDSHIHLIHLRQMDRSVLEVERTALGYAAESIARSINAQAIINFTRSGYSSLLSSEFRPIKPIYSFTPFLGTARKMKLYWGVTPYVMPMMDKFPDMIAFMSKVLKSEGRLKAGDQVVILSGAPGSVAQTVDFIQIHKIK from the coding sequence ATGCCTGAAGTCCCCAATCTCCCACAAAAGCGCACAAAAATCATTTGTACTATAGGCCCTGCCTCAGCCAATAAAGAGACTCTATTGAAGTTGATCTATGCTGGGATGGATATGGCGCGTATGAATTTTTCCCATTCTACGCACGATTACCATGAAAAGGTATATGAGCTCATCCGAGAATGCGAACAAGAGGCGGGGACAAACATTGGCATCCTAGCAGATTTACAGGGACCCAAGATACGGACAGGGAAACTTAGCTCTGGACCGATTGAATTGAAGGCGGGAGACACGATCTCCATAAACAACCAAGCGGATTTTCCTGGAACCGCGAATGAGATTGGATGCACCTATACACATATACTAAATGATATAGAAGTGGGACATAAACTCCTAGTGGATGATGGAAAGCTGTCCTTTGTCGTGAAATCCAAAACAAAGGAAAAAGCGGTTCTAGAAACCATAATTGGCGGAACCTTAAAAGACAACAAAGGTATCAATTTACCTGGAACTCCAATTTCTGCACCCGCCTTATCTGAAAAAGATATAGAGGATATGCGATTTGCTTTGGGACTCGGCGTTGATTACATCGCATTATCCTTTGTAAGGCGTGCCAGTGATTTAGAATATGCAAGGCAGTTTATGAGAGATACCTATGCAGGTCTGATTGCAAAGATTGAGAGACCCGAGGCTTTGCAAAACATAGATGAAATCATTGATGCATGTGATGGCATAATGATAGCTCGTGGGGATCTTGGAGTCGAGTTGGATACTCAATTTGTTCCCATTATCCAAAAAGAGATGATTACCAAATTAAACCAAAGAGGAAAACCGGTTATCACTGCTACACAAATGTTAGAAACAATGATTGATAACCCAAGGCCGACTCGAGCCGAAGCAAGTGATGTTGCCAATGCGGTTATGGATGGAACGGATGCTGTTATGCTGTCTGGAGAAACTGCATCTGGTAAATTTCCTGTAGAGACTGTCGACACAATGACAAAGATCATACAAGCGGCGGAAGACTCTCATATCCACTTGATTCACCTTAGGCAAATGGATCGTTCCGTTTTAGAAGTTGAGCGTACTGCACTTGGTTATGCGGCAGAAAGCATAGCAAGATCAATCAACGCACAAGCTATCATTAATTTTACAAGGTCAGGATACTCTTCCCTTTTATCCTCTGAATTTCGACCAATCAAACCCATCTATTCTTTTACACCATTTCTTGGAACTGCTCGTAAGATGAAGTTATATTGGGGAGTCACTCCTTATGTCATGCCTATGATGGATAAATTTCCTGATATGATAGCATTTATGAGCAAAGTATTGAAATCAGAAGGAAGGCTGAAAGCAGGAGACCAAGTGGTCATACTTTCGGGAGCACCAGGATCTGTCGCGCAAACTGTAGATTTTATCCAGATCCACAAGATCAAGTAA
- a CDS encoding ribonuclease H-like domain-containing protein, with amino-acid sequence MTQKRSSIKPIVHQGDLSDEFFEAYKKDDRLAVDCEMMGLNPRRDRLCVVQICDSKNRIALVQILPGQKDAPKLQKLFESPEILKIFHFARMDMTFLKARLGIQLKHVFCTKIASKLARTYTDKHGLKELIREFFDETIDKKNQSSDWGKKILSKDQIDYAGADVRYLISLEQILTEMMIRENRFTLAEKCFAFLETQVDLDLLEVHNLFEH; translated from the coding sequence ATGACCCAAAAACGTTCAAGTATAAAACCCATTGTCCACCAAGGCGATCTTTCAGATGAATTTTTCGAAGCATATAAAAAAGATGATCGACTCGCCGTTGACTGCGAGATGATGGGTTTGAATCCTCGCAGGGATCGACTCTGCGTCGTTCAAATATGCGATTCAAAAAATCGCATTGCACTCGTCCAGATATTGCCTGGCCAAAAAGATGCACCAAAACTTCAGAAATTATTTGAATCACCCGAAATCCTAAAAATATTCCACTTTGCAAGAATGGATATGACCTTTCTCAAAGCTCGTCTTGGCATTCAATTGAAACACGTATTCTGTACAAAGATTGCCAGCAAACTGGCGAGGACATATACCGACAAACATGGATTAAAGGAGTTAATCCGAGAGTTTTTTGATGAGACCATAGACAAAAAAAATCAGTCTTCTGATTGGGGTAAAAAAATTCTCTCCAAAGACCAAATCGATTATGCAGGTGCAGATGTGCGGTATCTCATTTCTCTGGAGCAAATCCTTACTGAAATGATGATCCGTGAAAATCGATTCACTCTTGCCGAAAAGTGTTTTGCTTTCTTAGAAACCCAAGTGGATTTAGATCTCCTCGAAGTTCACAACCTCTTCGAACATTAA
- a CDS encoding glycoside hydrolase family 36 protein, whose amino-acid sequence MKIQYRVLDKVTISPFYEVKPGVYQSACHKFELTLSQTSSSKKEIVISPKLIWKETTRPEVGFQIDFLNLRLTEIPQGSAYQIFRHGYQSWSLSQRMNPKELDRSPVLKFLQYSQENIYSNHQGVEGLVLSEYFVQFYQSDSQKGTLIGSLDRGEFGLKFESKLSPSGEIAFVDAIYDFYSLPDLRPNHKISISKILIKPFTGLPEVTLANYFADLGKQLGVSPFPKKVPKGWCSWYYYYTKIDQKIILDNLAKVRELNLPFEFFQIDDGYQREIGDWLYPNEKFPGGMRILADEIKRVGLKPGIWLAPFLVRKKSEFFQKFPEAVLKDHEGKPVPALYQPLWGSGYTYALDITHPTSQAYLENVFTTIVKEWGYPYLKLDFLYAGLLPGEIYNPKLSPQARYMEMLALIRKFVGKNTFLLGCGAPMLPSVGYFDGMRISCDVAPFWKPELSRRLLKDRNALCTRTALINDLTRASMHRNFWLNDPDCLLVRKKQNKMKEYQTKIMATVMALSGGMLLVSDDLTKLEEDRLSLMKKAFQLNADCEAHTPIPLGIFKNDLPEALYNPAGYLGVWNETDQSKKIRLDLPKALKSSGPFFDFWTGETVSCELSQKKDQIEIQVPAHSTMVFATG is encoded by the coding sequence ATGAAAATCCAATACAGAGTTTTAGATAAAGTCACCATTTCTCCTTTCTATGAAGTGAAACCAGGTGTGTACCAAAGCGCCTGCCATAAATTTGAGCTCACACTCTCCCAGACGAGTAGCTCAAAAAAAGAAATTGTCATTTCACCAAAATTGATCTGGAAAGAAACAACACGACCAGAGGTTGGCTTTCAAATCGATTTTTTAAACCTTCGCTTAACAGAGATTCCACAAGGAAGTGCCTACCAAATCTTCCGACATGGTTACCAATCTTGGTCACTTTCTCAAAGGATGAACCCAAAAGAATTGGACCGCTCTCCTGTCCTCAAATTCCTCCAATACTCCCAAGAAAATATCTATAGCAATCACCAAGGTGTTGAGGGACTTGTCTTGTCTGAGTATTTTGTACAATTCTACCAAAGTGATTCTCAAAAAGGTACTTTGATTGGCTCACTGGACAGAGGCGAGTTTGGCTTAAAATTTGAATCGAAATTGAGCCCAAGTGGCGAGATTGCATTTGTGGATGCAATTTATGATTTCTATTCACTCCCAGATTTACGACCCAACCATAAAATTTCCATTTCAAAGATATTGATCAAACCATTCACTGGGCTCCCAGAAGTTACACTTGCAAACTACTTTGCCGACTTAGGCAAACAGTTAGGTGTTTCACCATTCCCGAAAAAAGTCCCGAAAGGATGGTGTTCTTGGTATTACTATTACACCAAAATAGACCAGAAGATCATCTTAGACAATTTAGCAAAGGTTAGAGAGCTCAATCTCCCTTTTGAATTTTTTCAGATTGATGATGGCTACCAAAGAGAAATTGGGGATTGGTTGTATCCAAATGAAAAGTTTCCTGGAGGGATGCGCATCCTCGCAGATGAAATCAAACGGGTGGGCCTAAAACCAGGGATTTGGTTAGCACCTTTTTTGGTGAGAAAAAAATCAGAGTTTTTCCAAAAGTTTCCCGAAGCCGTTTTAAAAGACCATGAAGGTAAACCCGTGCCTGCCCTCTACCAACCTCTTTGGGGCTCTGGATATACCTATGCTTTGGACATCACTCACCCCACCTCCCAAGCATACTTAGAAAATGTATTTACCACCATAGTCAAGGAATGGGGTTATCCTTATCTCAAATTGGACTTTCTGTACGCTGGACTCTTACCCGGAGAAATCTATAATCCAAAACTTTCACCTCAAGCCCGTTATATGGAAATGTTGGCACTCATACGGAAATTTGTGGGAAAAAACACATTTCTTCTTGGATGCGGTGCTCCTATGTTACCTTCCGTTGGTTACTTTGATGGAATGCGCATATCCTGCGACGTTGCTCCTTTTTGGAAGCCAGAACTGAGCAGAAGATTATTGAAAGACCGCAATGCATTGTGTACACGAACGGCTCTCATCAACGACCTAACGCGAGCATCTATGCATAGAAACTTTTGGTTAAATGATCCTGATTGTTTGTTAGTTCGAAAGAAACAAAACAAAATGAAAGAATACCAAACAAAAATTATGGCAACCGTTATGGCACTGTCAGGTGGTATGCTCTTGGTTTCCGATGATTTGACAAAGCTCGAAGAGGACAGGCTTTCCCTGATGAAAAAAGCCTTTCAGCTCAATGCAGATTGTGAAGCGCATACTCCAATCCCATTGGGTATATTCAAAAATGACTTGCCCGAGGCCCTATACAATCCTGCAGGTTATCTCGGGGTTTGGAATGAAACAGACCAAAGCAAAAAGATTCGATTGGATTTACCGAAAGCACTAAAATCGTCAGGTCCCTTCTTCGATTTTTGGACTGGTGAAACAGTTTCCTGTGAACTTTCCCAGAAAAAAGACCAGATCGAAATCCAAGTACCCGCTCATTCTACGATGGTGTTTGCGACTGGTTAA
- a CDS encoding histone deacetylase family protein yields the protein MSSQDLALIYHSLYNLDLPGHIFPAHKYSHLYNRLKRDPIFSKWDVLLPERAEEHDLELVHTKEYLNDLFSYEHTPRTMYSELPLSRSIVDSFCYGVGGTVLASKLTNKHKFAFNMGGGYHHSFPDRAEGFCYLNDIAIAIRKTKETSPNHKALIVDLDLHQGNGNSYIFQYDDKVFTFSMHQGNIYPKKENSNLDVHLEAGTKDDQYLTLLYDSLQQIQKQFQPEIVYYLAGADPYEDDSLGELKVSMKGLKERDRMIKKYCSEQSVPCVITLAGGYARDSKDTVEIHFNTLAAFGEI from the coding sequence ATGAGTTCCCAAGACCTCGCCCTCATTTATCATTCGCTTTACAATCTCGATCTACCAGGCCATATTTTCCCAGCACACAAATACTCCCATCTATACAATCGTTTGAAAAGAGATCCTATCTTTTCCAAATGGGACGTTCTTTTGCCAGAGAGAGCAGAGGAACACGACCTAGAACTTGTTCATACCAAGGAATATCTTAATGATTTATTTAGCTACGAACATACCCCGAGGACTATGTATTCCGAATTACCACTCTCCAGGAGCATTGTAGATAGCTTCTGTTATGGGGTAGGAGGAACCGTACTTGCAAGCAAACTCACCAATAAACATAAGTTTGCATTTAATATGGGGGGAGGATACCACCATAGTTTCCCAGACCGTGCTGAAGGATTTTGCTATTTAAATGACATAGCCATTGCAATCAGAAAAACAAAAGAGACATCACCAAATCATAAAGCACTTATTGTAGACTTAGATTTGCACCAAGGAAATGGAAATTCATATATTTTCCAATACGATGACAAAGTTTTTACATTTTCTATGCACCAAGGGAATATCTATCCGAAGAAGGAAAATTCGAATTTGGATGTCCACTTAGAGGCTGGAACAAAAGATGATCAATATCTCACTTTATTGTATGATTCGTTGCAGCAGATTCAAAAACAATTTCAGCCTGAAATTGTATATTATTTAGCTGGAGCTGATCCTTATGAAGATGATTCCTTGGGAGAATTGAAAGTTAGTATGAAAGGGCTCAAAGAGAGAGATAGGATGATCAAAAAGTATTGCAGCGAACAATCTGTACCTTGTGTCATCACTCTTGCTGGCGGTTATGCACGAGATTCAAAAGATACCGTTGAAATACATTTTAACACATTAGCAGCCTTTGGAGAAATCTGA
- a CDS encoding lipase family alpha/beta hydrolase yields MKQIQRLALLLLGTLLFASSLQAGARKTVYPVVFAHGLSGFDNLLGYFYFGDDSGVFVGDPCDEFLEVSCNGSIHSGQKALAASVQPFQSSEVRGTQLADRIQNYITTTGATKVNIIGHSQGGLDARKAAAVLRARYGRQVVHALISVSSPHRGSPVAKYILDLNPGVVSVINALATIFGNTIYGSGNDGYAAAKQLVYNDYSSTDGVTTGMKAFNTNYNVNSSNAAYYGSLITAQEGINVNPALYLVKQAFYNIDGDGYCIDDCDNDGAAGKGDGNKTNNDDDGLVGINSQQMGDRLQYNENLFSLDSISVNSSLGYVSNLNAPSSAQMTSKASVISQDHLDVVGIPPDTFDENEFYAAILDFIVSKGG; encoded by the coding sequence ATGAAACAAATACAAAGGCTCGCGCTACTCTTGTTAGGGACTCTACTATTCGCAAGTTCTTTGCAAGCTGGTGCAAGAAAGACCGTCTACCCTGTGGTATTCGCACACGGATTGTCTGGTTTTGACAATTTGTTAGGTTATTTTTATTTTGGAGACGACAGCGGTGTGTTTGTCGGTGACCCATGCGACGAATTTTTGGAAGTCTCTTGTAATGGAAGCATACATTCAGGTCAAAAAGCCTTGGCGGCCTCTGTGCAACCTTTTCAGTCGTCAGAAGTTCGTGGCACTCAGTTAGCTGATCGCATCCAAAACTATATAACTACCACTGGTGCAACTAAAGTAAACATCATTGGTCACTCCCAAGGCGGACTTGATGCAAGAAAAGCAGCGGCTGTTCTTCGCGCTCGTTACGGTAGACAAGTTGTACATGCATTGATTTCCGTTTCCAGCCCTCATAGGGGATCCCCTGTTGCCAAGTACATTCTCGACTTAAACCCAGGTGTAGTATCTGTGATCAATGCGCTTGCGACTATTTTCGGAAATACAATTTATGGATCAGGAAATGATGGTTATGCGGCAGCAAAACAATTAGTCTACAATGACTATTCATCTACAGATGGTGTAACGACTGGTATGAAAGCCTTCAATACTAATTACAATGTTAATTCATCAAATGCCGCTTATTATGGATCATTGATTACTGCGCAAGAGGGCATCAATGTAAACCCTGCACTCTATTTAGTGAAACAGGCTTTTTATAATATCGATGGTGATGGATATTGTATAGATGACTGTGATAATGATGGCGCTGCAGGGAAAGGTGATGGAAATAAAACTAATAATGACGATGATGGATTGGTCGGAATCAACTCTCAACAGATGGGAGATCGTCTTCAATACAATGAGAACCTTTTTTCATTGGATTCCATCTCAGTAAACTCAAGTTTGGGATATGTAAGCAATCTCAATGCACCAAGTTCTGCGCAGATGACTTCAAAGGCATCGGTGATTAGCCAAGACCATTTAGATGTGGTGGGGATACCTCCAGATACCTTCGATGAGAACGAGTTTTATGCAGCAATTCTTGACTTTATTGTCAGTAAAGGCGGTTAA
- a CDS encoding putative lipoprotein translates to MKLFRFLRLSLPFLLTGFVMVCASLDTASGSLSRLGFSISDSTSALLKSLSTSVSSVSDSISKATEEEKAAMYQKDIEAAIVLLHEEPKSASELERELQNIAMKHGISNWQGQSVTYVGIGKGLRLAGAKESEFLALKDTLALQNQSIAKHLEEGYKSN, encoded by the coding sequence ATGAAGTTGTTTCGTTTTCTTAGACTCTCCCTTCCTTTTCTCCTAACAGGATTTGTAATGGTCTGTGCTTCTCTGGACACAGCCTCAGGATCTCTATCCCGATTGGGTTTTTCCATCTCGGATTCTACATCAGCGCTCCTCAAATCTTTGAGTACTAGTGTTTCTTCTGTTTCTGATTCTATCTCCAAAGCAACAGAAGAAGAAAAAGCAGCGATGTACCAAAAAGACATCGAAGCCGCCATAGTCCTTTTGCATGAGGAGCCTAAAAGTGCATCCGAATTGGAGAGAGAGCTACAAAACATTGCGATGAAACATGGAATTAGCAACTGGCAAGGACAGTCTGTAACCTATGTGGGGATCGGAAAAGGTCTACGCCTAGCGGGAGCTAAAGAATCCGAATTCTTAGCATTAAAGGACACACTCGCATTGCAAAATCAATCCATTGCAAAACATCTTGAGGAAGGATACAAATCCAATTAA